The Vicia villosa cultivar HV-30 ecotype Madison, WI linkage group LG1, Vvil1.0, whole genome shotgun sequence genome includes a region encoding these proteins:
- the LOC131605762 gene encoding uncharacterized protein LOC131605762 translates to MHPPCSGGTCSQPCFNGCFPSPFLASEASHNNTNTSNSNKNDLTAATTSSLYPNTQFTNHESLPLLQDSYNGFIKAFPQFSTTFEIDRIRAQEYHHLNNNPSNICFDYTGYGLFSHSQHQKPSSAAAASTSSSSSSSTPYLNLEQSFFDVSIKSMNLKSQILYRGQESKLESRIRERIMTFMNVSETDYALVFIANEVSAFKLIADSFHFQSKGSELLTVYDHNNEALEIMIDSCKKQGVKILSAEFTWPNLAMEWTKLKKMIKSKKEKRKSGLFVFPLYSKVTGSPYSYFWMSMAQENGWHVLLDLCALRPKEMDTLGLSMFKPDFMVCSFYKIFGENPSGFGCLFVKKSSLSSLRDLGNATSIGIISLNPPNNTQKPNSELPESSTPNPRINEESSSSKSEIVELQGMKMNDERLEIECRGLEHVDKVGLIVISTSTRYLINWLVNALMSLQHPHDENRFSLIRIYGPKINCHRGFSVAFNIFDWKGEKIDPGLVQKLADRNNISLSRSCLRNIKFLDKSQEEREWALESKATEVEKMGLSKKKKSPGENGILVLSATLSFLTNFEDVYRLWAFVSRFLDADFVEKERWRYIALNQKTIEV, encoded by the coding sequence ATGCATCCACCATGCTCTGGAGGAACATGCTCACAACCTTGCTTCAATGGTTGTTTTCCATctccatttcttgcctctgaGGCCTCCCATAACAACACTAACACTTCAAACTCAAATAAAAATGACTTAACCGCAGCCACAACCTCAAGTCTTTATCCAAACACACAATTCACAAACCATGAATCTCTCCCACTTTTACAAGACTCATACAATGGCTTCATCAAAGCATTCCCTCAATTTTCCACAACTTTCGAAATAGATCGAATCCGAGCACAAGAATATCATCACTTGAATAATAATCCCTCGAATATATGTTTCGATTACACAGGATATGGCCTTTTCTCTCATTCTCAGCATCAAAAACCAAGTTCAGCTGCTGCTGCTTctacttcatcatcatcatcatcatctactcCTTACTTGAACTTAGAACAATCGTTCTTCGATGTATCCATTAAGTCGATGAACTTGAAGTCACAGATACTCTACCGCGGACAAGAATCGAAACTAGAATCAAGAATTAGAGAAAGAATAATGACATTCATGAATGTGTCCGAAACTGATTACGCCTTAGTTTTCATTGCGAATGAGGTATCTGCTTTTAAACTTATAGCTGATTCATTCCATTTTCAATCTAAAGGATCAGAGCTTCTCACAGTTTATGATCATAACAATGAAGCATTAGAAATTATGATTGATAGCTGCAAGAAACAAGGAGTAAAAATTCTATCAGCAGAATTCACTTGGCCCAATCTAGCAATGGAATGGACAAAACTGAAGAAaatgataaaaagtaaaaaagagaagagaaaaagtggTTTATTTGTTTTTCCACTTTATTCAAAGGTTACTGGATCACCATATTCATATTTTTGGATGTCTATGGCACAAGAAAATGGTTGGCATGTTTTGCTTGATTTATGTGCATTGAGACCTAAAGAAATGGATACTTTAGGTTTGTCTATGTTTAAACCTGATTTCATGGTTTGTTCATTCTacaagattttcggagaaaaccCGTCTGGATTTGGTTGTTTATTTGTCAAAAAATCAAGTCTTTCTTCTCTCAGAGACTTAGGTAATGCTACAAGCATAGGAATTATAAGCCTTAATCCGCCGAATAATACTCAAAAGCCGAACTCCGAATTACCAGAATCTTCTACTCCGAATCCGAGGATCAATgaggaatcatcttcatcaaaatcaGAAATTGTGGAGCTTCAAGGTATGAAAATGAATGATGAAAGATTGGAAATTGAGTGTAGAGGATTAGAGCATGTAGACAAAGTGGGACTAATTGTGATTAGTACAAGCACAAGGTATTTGATTAATTGGCTTGTTAATGCATTAATGAGTCTTCAACATCCAcatgatgaaaatagattttcatTGATTAGAATCTATGGTCCAAAGATTAACTGTCATCGTGGATTTTCTGTAGCATTTAATATATTTGACTGGAAAGGAGAAAAAATTGATCCAGGACTTGTTCAAAAGTTAGCTGATAGAAATAATATCTCATTAAGTAGGTCATGTTTGAGGAATATCAAGTTCTTAGATAAGAGCCAAGAAGAGAGGGAATGGGCTTTGGAAAGTAAGGCAACTGAGGTTGAGAAGATGGGCCTGTCCAAGAAGAAGAAAAGCCCAGGTGAGAATGGGATATTGGTTTTGTCTGCTACATTGAGCTTCTTGACAAACTTTGAAGATGTTTATAGGTTATGGGCATTTGTTTCTAGGTTTCTTGATGCAGATTTTGTGGAGAAAGAGAGATGGAGATACATTGCTCTAAATCAAAAAACTATTGAAGTTTGA